A section of the Festucalex cinctus isolate MCC-2025b chromosome 7, RoL_Fcin_1.0, whole genome shotgun sequence genome encodes:
- the LOC144022532 gene encoding uncharacterized protein LOC144022532 isoform X3, translating into MRTHMKRLTLAKLKLTKKKKKEEEEESPHPPPPLLPLPPPPLLLPPAILLRSILATLPLFFQLATILATRRQVQVDGCLSEEDSGHTDAIWPIRVKQEVHCGADNDDNNNNSNHMNNHNHNNK; encoded by the exons ATGAGAACACACATgaaaag GCTAACGTTGGCTAAGCTGAAactgacgaagaagaagaagaaggaggaggaggaagaatctcctcatcctcctcctcctctacttccccttcctcctcctcctcttctccttcCTCCCGCCATCCTCCTCCGCTCCATCCTGGCCACGCTGCCCCTCTTCTTCCAGCTCGCCACCATCTTGGCGACCCGCCGGCAAGTGCAG GTTGACGGATGCCTGAGCGAGGAGGATTCCGGGCACACGGATGCAATTTGGCCAATCAGAGTGAAGCAAGAAGTTCATTGTGGAGCGgacaatgatgataataataataatagtaatcacatgaataatcataatcataacaaTAAATGA
- the LOC144022532 gene encoding uncharacterized protein LOC144022532 isoform X2 — translation MQEPKKKKNGREKERLEESGGSSERLTLAKLKLTKKKKKEEEEESPHPPPPLLPLPPPPLLLPPAILLRSILATLPLFFQLATILATRRQVQVDGCLSEEDSGHTDAIWPIRVKQEVHCGADNDDNNNNSNHMNNHNHNNK, via the exons ATgcaagaaccaaaaaaaaaaaaaaacggacggGAAAAGGAACGTCTGGAGGAGTCGGGGGGAAGCAGCGAGAG GCTAACGTTGGCTAAGCTGAAactgacgaagaagaagaagaaggaggaggaggaagaatctcctcatcctcctcctcctctacttccccttcctcctcctcctcttctccttcCTCCCGCCATCCTCCTCCGCTCCATCCTGGCCACGCTGCCCCTCTTCTTCCAGCTCGCCACCATCTTGGCGACCCGCCGGCAAGTGCAG GTTGACGGATGCCTGAGCGAGGAGGATTCCGGGCACACGGATGCAATTTGGCCAATCAGAGTGAAGCAAGAAGTTCATTGTGGAGCGgacaatgatgataataataataatagtaatcacatgaataatcataatcataacaaTAAATGA
- the LOC144022532 gene encoding uncharacterized protein LOC144022532 isoform X1 has translation MDATRTHTHARTSRPGAAVKSARVILRRLTRRSLAISTHQYTSTGVSSRVRMVPVPVPDTALTLAKLKLTKKKKKEEEEESPHPPPPLLPLPPPPLLLPPAILLRSILATLPLFFQLATILATRRQVQVDGCLSEEDSGHTDAIWPIRVKQEVHCGADNDDNNNNSNHMNNHNHNNK, from the exons ATGGACgcgacacgcacgcacacgcacgcacgcacgtcacGGCCCGGCGCGGCCGTCAAGAGCGCGCGCGTCATCCTCCGTCGGCTCACTCGCCGCTCACTCGCCATCAGTACGCATCAGTACACCAGTACGGGAGTCTCCTCGCGCGTTCGGATGGTTCCGGTTCCGGTCCCAGACACGGC GCTAACGTTGGCTAAGCTGAAactgacgaagaagaagaagaaggaggaggaggaagaatctcctcatcctcctcctcctctacttccccttcctcctcctcctcttctccttcCTCCCGCCATCCTCCTCCGCTCCATCCTGGCCACGCTGCCCCTCTTCTTCCAGCTCGCCACCATCTTGGCGACCCGCCGGCAAGTGCAG GTTGACGGATGCCTGAGCGAGGAGGATTCCGGGCACACGGATGCAATTTGGCCAATCAGAGTGAAGCAAGAAGTTCATTGTGGAGCGgacaatgatgataataataataatagtaatcacatgaataatcataatcataacaaTAAATGA